A part of Ziziphus jujuba cultivar Dongzao chromosome 8, ASM3175591v1 genomic DNA contains:
- the LOC107414461 gene encoding uncharacterized protein LOC107414461, whose translation MQSPCLKEATQVCLQKCCPSPFLNMPGPKNTESRSTSAACRRDFAETTSASIFPNTHFTNHESLPSLKESFTEFTKAYPNYCDTEQVDHIRAHEYYHLTQSNHTCLDYIGIGLFSYSQLQKQDFSKNQHASSSSTPPLLTSPPRSLDFPFFSISYKTGSLKTQLLHGGQESELESAIKKRIMGFLNISESDYSLVFTANRTSAFKLLADSYPFKTSRKLLTVYDYESEAVESMNHYSEKRGAQVMSAEFSWPRLRIHSSKLKKMIVSKKKKKKKRGLFVFPLHSRVTGARYPYLWMSVAQENGWHVLIDACALGPKDMDSFGLSLFQPDFLICSFYKVFGENPSGFGCLFVKKSVISILEAATSSGMVNIVPPKELLHLGGDSSGTDTDLEQTSKFALEEVELASSSSFSGPISNQTSHTPKVEQGESSDFLNAAARVEEPETSEIGKSEIQAAKTQHQCAKASRNGNLEVECRSLDQVDSLGLILIANRSRYLINWLVNSMLKLKHPNEDGIRLVRIYGPKIKFDRGPALAFNIYDWKGEKVEPVLVQKLADRSSISLSYGFLHHIYFSDKYAEEKGRVLEKRESGAKRTVSNGLKNKSDLGITVVTAALGFLANFEDAYRLWAFVAQFLDADFVEKERWRYTALNQKTVEV comes from the coding sequence ATGCAATCACCTTGCCTGAAAGAGGCCACACAAGTATGCCTTCAAAAATGCTGTCCATCACCTTTTCTGAACATGCCAGGGCCAAAGAACACCGAGTCCAGAAGCACTTCCGCTGCTTGTCGCCGTGACTTTGCAGAGACAACTTCAGCATCCATCTTCCCAAATACCCATTTCACCAACCATGAATCTCTTCCTTCTTTGAAAGAATCATTCACTGAGTTCACAAAAGCTTACCCCAATTATTGTGATACTGAACAAGTTGATCATATACGAGCTCATGAATATTACCATCTTACACAGTCTAACCATACCTGCCTGGATTATATCGGCATAGGCCTCTTCTCCTATTCCCAACTACAAAAACAAGATTTCTCTAAAAACCAacatgcttcttcttcttccacccCTCCTTTGCTAACTTCGCCGCCTCGGAGTTTGGATTTTCCATTCTTCAGTATATCCTACAAGACAGGGAGTCTGAAGACTCAGTTACTTCATGGAGGCCAAGAATCAGAACTAGAGTCTGCAATTAAGAAAAGGATAATGGGTTTTCTCAATATTTCTGAAAGCGATTACAGCCTGGTCTTCACAGCCAACAGAACTTCAGCTTTTAAACTTCTAGCAGATTCTTACCCCTTCAAAACTAGTCGTAAGCTTTTAACAGTTTATGACTATGAGAGCGAGGCAGTGGAATCGATGAATCATTACTCAGAGAAGAGAGGAGCTCAAGTCATGTCAGCAGAGTTTTCTTGGCCAAGGTTGAGAATTCACTCATCAAAGCTGAAGAAGATGATTGTgagtaagaagaagaagaaaaagaaaaggggacTCTTTGTGTTCCCACTACATTCCAGAGTAACAGGAGCCAGATATCCTTACCTTTGGATGAGCGTGGCACAGGAGAATGGGTGGCATGTCTTGATCGATGCTTGCGCGTTGGGACCCAAGGACATGGACAGCTTTGGTCTTTCTCTCTTTCAACCAGATTTTCTCATTTGTTCCTTCTACAAGGTTTTTGGTGAAAATCCATCTGGATTTGGGTGCCTCTTTGTTAAGAAATCTGTTATTTCAATCCTGGAAGCTGCTACAAGTTCAGGGATGGTAAATATTGTCCCACCAAAGGAGCTACTTCATCTGGGGGGAGATTCTTCGGGTACTGACACAGACCTTGAACAGACATCTAAATTTGCATTAGAAGAAGTTGAATTAGCTTCCTCAAGCTCCTTCTCTGGTCCCATATCCAATCAAACAAGCCATACTCCAAAAGTGGAGCAAGGAGAATCCTCTGATTTTCTGAATGCAGCTGCTAGAGTGGAAGAACCAGAAACTTCAGAAATTGGAAAATCAGAAATACAAGCTGCTAAAACCCAACATCAATGTGCCAAAGCCAGTAGAAATGGGAACCTGGAGGTTGAATGCAGGAGTTTGGATCAAGTGGATTCACTAGGACTGATACTGATAGCTAACAGGTCAAGGTATCTAATCAATTGGCTGGTGAACTCTATGTTGAAACTCAAACATCCTAATGAAGATGGAATTCGTTTGGTAAGAATATATGGGCCAAAGATAAAATTTGATCGTGGTCCAGCTTTGGCATTCAATATATATGACTGGAAAGGCGAGAAGGTTGAGCCTGTTCTGGTTCAGAAACTGGCTGATAGAAGCTCTATATCTCTTAGCTACGGGTTTTTACACCACATCTATTTCTCAGATAAGTATGCAGAAGAGAAAGGGAGAGTCCTAGAGAAAAGAGAAAGTGGAGCAAAGAGAACGGTGTCAAATGGTTTGAAGAACAAGTCTGATCTAGGAATCACTGTGGTTACAGCTGCACTTGGATTCCTGGCCAATTTCGAAGATGCATACAGGCTTTGGGCTTTTGTGGCACAATTCCTGGATGCAGACTTCGTGGAGAAGGAGCGATGGAGGTATACAGCTCTTAATCAGAAAACAGTTGAAGtctga